The proteins below are encoded in one region of Drosophila santomea strain STO CAGO 1482 chromosome 3R, Prin_Dsan_1.1, whole genome shotgun sequence:
- the LOC120451884 gene encoding uncharacterized protein LOC120451884: protein MLANLLTLGTLLAHIVPRILGQYAAVNCSDPLTEVTACGRFSPNGCCAKGCVRNVRGRCVQEQCTASWSGWLQRPVTMSCYFHWFLLIFAGLITAIMLGLVACNAAFEVRRYLRQRRLERFRRFRDLSGVSIGSTQC, encoded by the coding sequence ATGTTGGCCAATCTCTTGACCCTGGGCACCCTTTTGGCCCACATTGTACCCCGGATTTTGGGGCAGTATGCGGCGGTCAACTGCTCCGATCCGCTGACCGAAGTGACCGCCTGTGGCCGCTTCAGTCCGAATGGCTGCTGTGCGAAGGGATGTGTGCGGAATGTGCGGGGAAGGTGCGTCCAGGAGCAGTGCACCGCATCCTGGAGCGGCTGGCTGCAGCGGCCGGTGACCATGAGCTGCTACTTCCACTGGTTCCTGCTGATCTTCGCCGGACTCATCACGGCCATCATGCTGGGCCTGGTGGCCTGCAATGCGGCCTTTGAGGTGAGGCGCTACCTTCGCCAGCGGAGATTGGAGCGATTCAGGCGCTTCAGGGACCTGAGTGGCGTCTCCATTGGCTCCACTCAGTGCTAG
- the LOC120452819 gene encoding uncharacterized protein LOC120452819 — translation MKPTIAVKLFPILLVQAALASQHSSDSSSWNFTLESVPSNVLILCGVVVITVTWIGCAFFMANRHQKAVQYLQDQLDELWLLQAKPSVWPHAPFIPNPREQNPPEYIPPRNPEEQEELDIAARERAEKARAFLEARNSKAKK, via the coding sequence ATGAAACCAACGATCGCCGTAAAGTTGTTCCCCATTTTGCTGGTGCAGGCAGCACTGGCATCTCAACATTCATCGGACTCCAGCAGCTGGAACTTTACGCTGGAATCCGTACCCTCCAACGTGCTGATCCTCTGCGGCGTCGTCGTGATCACGGTCACTTGGATAGGCTGCGCCTTCTTCATGGCCAATCGCCACCAGAAGGCGGTCCAGTACCTCCAGGACCAACTGGACGAgctgtggctgctgcaggCGAAGCCCTCCGTGTGGCCACATGCTCCCTTCATCCCGAATCCCCGGGAGCAGAATCCGCCGGAGTACATTCCGCCCAGGAAtccggaggagcaggaggagttGGACATTGCGGCGCGGGAGAGGGCCGAAAAGGCCAGGGCATTTCTGGAGGCCAGAAACTCCAAAGCTAAAAAGTGA